A single region of the Halopiger xanaduensis SH-6 genome encodes:
- a CDS encoding alkaline phosphatase family protein, with protein MVDSTDEDDLRLLVVGLDAGCPPILESLFESDEVPTLRRILESGSSGPLESQIPPWTASAWPSLYTGKNPGKHGVFDFLSFNGYDWNVVNSTHVRERPVWELLSEHGITSVVVNLPVTHPAREFDGALIPGMTAPEDPDCHPDGILEDIKLECGGYRVYPQSGPEPDRSIEGYERTIELRGKAFRYLCRRMEPEFGFLQFQQTDSVFHERPGDKQAIEAVYREVDRQLEETIAETDPENILIVSDHGMGKVTGHEFRVNEFLRDRGYLRAHRGGEGMPDWSKSWENDLLRGEDAGTHEETTLERAMNVAARFGVTTQRIANALDRVGLKEPIGRQVPNDLIRAASEQVAFADSEVYMRSKSELGLRINLEGREPDGTVPESEYERVRDEVVEELSAVRTPDGEPMFDAVGPREEFFDGPYLDEGPDIVTVPAAFNNAIVADLGKEQFGEPMESWNHKRTGVVGAMGSAFDESASLADADASIFDIAPTICALFDVPIDAEMDGDTLPIVEGGPEAEYPSYDPEPITATEDQAVEDRLSDLGYL; from the coding sequence ATGGTAGATTCGACCGACGAAGATGATCTTCGCCTTCTCGTCGTCGGGCTCGACGCGGGGTGTCCGCCGATACTCGAGTCGCTGTTCGAGTCGGACGAGGTGCCGACCTTACGGCGGATACTCGAGTCCGGCTCCAGCGGGCCCCTCGAGTCCCAGATCCCGCCCTGGACGGCCAGCGCCTGGCCGTCGCTGTACACGGGGAAGAATCCGGGCAAACACGGCGTCTTCGACTTTCTCTCGTTCAACGGCTACGACTGGAACGTCGTGAACTCGACCCACGTTCGGGAGCGGCCGGTCTGGGAGCTGCTCTCCGAGCACGGCATCACGAGCGTCGTCGTCAACCTCCCGGTCACCCACCCGGCCCGCGAGTTCGACGGGGCGCTGATTCCGGGGATGACAGCCCCCGAAGATCCGGACTGCCACCCCGACGGCATTCTCGAGGACATCAAACTGGAGTGTGGCGGCTACCGGGTCTACCCACAGAGCGGCCCGGAACCGGACCGGTCGATCGAGGGGTACGAGCGAACGATCGAGCTCCGCGGGAAGGCCTTCCGCTACCTCTGTCGCCGGATGGAACCCGAGTTCGGCTTCCTCCAGTTCCAGCAGACCGACTCCGTCTTCCACGAGCGACCCGGCGACAAGCAGGCCATCGAAGCCGTCTACCGCGAGGTCGACCGCCAGCTCGAGGAGACGATCGCCGAAACCGACCCCGAGAACATCCTGATCGTCAGCGACCACGGGATGGGAAAGGTCACGGGCCACGAGTTCCGCGTCAACGAGTTCCTCCGCGATCGGGGCTACCTGCGCGCCCACCGGGGCGGCGAGGGGATGCCCGACTGGTCCAAGAGCTGGGAGAACGACCTGCTCCGCGGCGAGGACGCGGGCACTCACGAGGAGACCACCCTCGAGAGGGCGATGAACGTCGCCGCGCGGTTCGGCGTCACGACCCAGCGGATCGCCAACGCGCTCGATCGGGTCGGGCTGAAGGAGCCGATCGGCAGGCAGGTGCCCAACGACCTGATCCGGGCGGCCAGCGAGCAGGTCGCCTTCGCCGATTCGGAGGTCTACATGCGCTCGAAGAGCGAACTCGGCCTCCGGATCAACCTCGAGGGCCGCGAGCCCGACGGCACGGTGCCCGAATCCGAGTACGAGCGGGTCCGCGACGAGGTCGTCGAGGAGTTGTCGGCGGTTCGGACGCCGGACGGCGAGCCGATGTTCGACGCCGTCGGCCCCCGCGAGGAGTTCTTCGACGGGCCGTACCTCGACGAGGGGCCGGACATCGTCACGGTGCCGGCGGCGTTCAACAACGCGATCGTCGCCGACCTCGGCAAGGAGCAGTTCGGCGAGCCGATGGAGTCGTGGAACCACAAGCGGACCGGCGTCGTCGGGGCGATGGGCTCGGCGTTCGACGAGAGCGCCTCGCTCGCGGACGCCGACGCGTCGATCTTCGACATCGCGCCTACGATCTGCGCGCTGTTCGACGTGCCGATCGACGCGGAGATGGACGGCGACACGCTGCCGATCGTCGAGGGCGGGCCGGAAGCGGAGTACCCGTCCTACGACCCCGAACCGATCACGGCGACCGAGGATCAGGCCGTCGAGGACCGCCTCTCGGACCTGGGATACCTATGA
- a CDS encoding lipid II:glycine glycyltransferase FemX, with translation MTVEVTTLDPWTDAEEWNRYVERSDGTNPFFRAEALRLQAEDTGTTLHLLTGFKGQEAIGLFPVFEYSKGPITGAFSPAPQSWSPYLGPATLNLEKVKRRKADQRTQRFLEGAIRWIEREISPLYTRIVAAEFEDVRPFSWNHYTVKPGYTYVVDLEGSEEDLLNRFSSDARQNVRNADEDAYVVEEGDADDIERIVEKVAQRYESQGRSFHLNPDFVRSAYAVLPEGSVRPYVCRVDGEFLGGILVVESDTTRYRWQGGVKPDVDVDLPINDLLDWTVMRDGLRAGLERYDLVGAGVPSINRYKAKFNPRLETNFTITSGAFGIDLAIDRFRKLG, from the coding sequence ATGACCGTCGAAGTCACGACGCTCGACCCGTGGACCGACGCGGAGGAGTGGAACCGCTACGTCGAACGGTCGGACGGGACGAACCCCTTCTTCCGCGCCGAAGCGCTCCGCTTGCAGGCCGAGGACACGGGCACGACGCTGCACCTCCTGACCGGATTTAAGGGTCAGGAAGCGATCGGCCTCTTCCCCGTCTTCGAGTACTCGAAGGGGCCGATCACCGGCGCCTTTTCCCCCGCGCCCCAGTCGTGGTCACCCTACCTCGGCCCCGCGACGCTGAACCTCGAGAAAGTCAAGCGCCGGAAGGCCGATCAACGGACCCAGCGGTTCCTCGAGGGCGCCATCCGGTGGATCGAGCGGGAGATTTCGCCGCTGTACACGCGGATCGTCGCCGCCGAGTTCGAGGACGTGCGGCCGTTCTCCTGGAACCATTACACCGTCAAACCCGGCTACACGTACGTCGTGGATCTCGAGGGCAGCGAGGAAGATCTCCTGAACCGGTTCAGCAGCGACGCCCGACAGAACGTTCGCAACGCCGACGAAGACGCCTACGTCGTCGAGGAGGGCGACGCCGACGACATCGAGCGCATCGTCGAGAAGGTCGCGCAGCGCTACGAGAGTCAGGGCCGGTCGTTCCACCTCAATCCCGACTTCGTCCGCTCGGCGTACGCGGTGCTCCCCGAGGGCTCCGTGCGGCCGTACGTCTGCCGCGTCGACGGCGAATTCCTCGGCGGCATCCTCGTCGTCGAGTCCGATACGACCAGGTACCGCTGGCAGGGCGGCGTCAAACCCGACGTCGACGTCGATCTGCCGATCAACGACCTGCTCGACTGGACCGTGATGCGCGACGGTCTCCGCGCCGGCCTCGAGCGGTACGACCTCGTGGGCGCCGGCGTGCCGAGCATCAACCGCTACAAAGCGAAGTTCAACCCGCGCCTCGAGACGAACTTCACGATCACGTCGGGCGCGTTCGGGATCGATCTGGCGATCGACCGGTTCCGGAAACTCGGCTAA
- a CDS encoding helix-turn-helix domain-containing protein yields the protein MSATDHDADRDAAAESDSDADDVPSPSSIAELPPSAKLVYKVLEYEGAMTQEEIAAESRLCSRTVRYALGKLEDAECIASRVCLEDARQSKYRIAE from the coding sequence ATGAGTGCGACCGACCACGACGCCGACCGCGACGCCGCCGCTGAGTCCGATTCCGACGCCGACGACGTCCCCTCCCCCTCGTCGATCGCGGAGCTTCCGCCGAGCGCGAAGCTCGTCTACAAGGTCCTCGAGTACGAGGGTGCGATGACCCAGGAGGAGATCGCCGCCGAGTCGCGCCTCTGTTCGCGAACCGTCCGCTACGCGCTCGGCAAACTCGAGGACGCGGAGTGTATCGCCAGCCGGGTCTGTCTCGAGGACGCCCGCCAGTCGAAGTACCGGATCGCGGAGTGA
- a CDS encoding helicase HerA domain-containing protein, which yields MSDDENQREVLVGETDAGRDLWLPVVELLTGRGFVTGKSGSGKSNTASVIAEELLEAGYPLLIVDTDGEYYGLKEEYEMLHAGADEECDIQIGPEHAEQMATLALEENVPIILDVSGYIEEGVADELIRKVARQLFVKEKKLKKPFLLVVEEVHEYIPEGGGVGETGNLLIKISKRGRKHGLGIVGISQRPADVKKDFITQANWLVWHRLTWDNDTKVVGRIIDTEYEEAVAELNDGQAFVQTDWMDADVRKVQFRRKRTFDAGATPGLDDFERPELKSVSDALVGDLEKISERKEREESRILELENELEKKEKRIETLEDELESARDISNAAKQMADALTRPETFQTQLPDRDDGAEERRLHDEIVALEEERDELEETLAERDERIEALEAELASRAETIDRLREANEQLRERVRELEDGDGVDRDGESIIQVGGDDVEYGYASVDGDGEEELVVAGNPESERRSGGDGTGTGAPERGPLTGYERGDWPDVEHERAPPASRDRNGGSTSRDRNRERGTGTVGREERAGDTGTTAADVEDAVPDYTLAGQHQPGHQLVSKLEGTSVGESLERASEGSRCSVETAGTVLIVLAREGPLETKPIAARVDQSMIAVQSLLSELRTESVLDRQGERTYALADDASQQIAAHLEENEKNEERERND from the coding sequence GTGAGCGACGACGAGAACCAGCGCGAGGTGCTCGTCGGCGAGACTGACGCCGGCAGGGACCTGTGGCTCCCGGTCGTCGAACTGCTGACCGGCCGCGGGTTCGTGACCGGCAAGTCCGGCTCCGGCAAGTCGAACACCGCCTCCGTCATCGCCGAGGAACTGCTCGAGGCCGGCTATCCCCTCCTGATCGTCGACACCGACGGGGAGTACTACGGGCTCAAGGAGGAGTACGAGATGCTCCACGCCGGCGCCGACGAGGAGTGCGACATCCAGATCGGCCCCGAGCACGCCGAGCAGATGGCGACGCTGGCTCTGGAGGAGAACGTCCCGATCATCCTCGACGTCTCGGGGTACATCGAGGAGGGCGTCGCGGACGAACTCATCCGGAAGGTCGCCCGCCAGCTGTTCGTCAAGGAGAAGAAGCTGAAGAAGCCCTTCCTGCTGGTCGTCGAGGAGGTCCACGAGTACATCCCCGAGGGCGGCGGGGTCGGCGAAACCGGCAACCTCCTGATCAAGATCAGCAAGCGCGGCCGCAAGCACGGGCTGGGCATCGTCGGCATCAGCCAGCGGCCCGCGGACGTCAAGAAGGACTTCATCACGCAGGCCAACTGGCTCGTCTGGCACCGACTCACGTGGGACAACGACACGAAGGTCGTCGGCCGGATCATCGACACCGAGTACGAGGAGGCCGTCGCCGAACTGAACGACGGGCAGGCGTTCGTCCAGACCGACTGGATGGACGCCGACGTCCGCAAGGTCCAGTTCCGCCGCAAGCGGACCTTCGACGCCGGCGCGACTCCCGGCCTCGACGACTTCGAGCGTCCGGAGCTCAAGTCCGTCTCCGACGCGCTCGTGGGCGACCTCGAGAAAATCTCCGAGCGCAAGGAACGCGAGGAGAGCCGCATCCTCGAGCTCGAGAACGAACTCGAGAAGAAGGAAAAACGGATCGAGACCCTCGAAGACGAACTCGAGTCGGCCCGCGACATCTCGAACGCAGCCAAGCAGATGGCCGACGCGCTGACGCGGCCGGAGACGTTCCAGACGCAGCTTCCCGACCGGGACGACGGGGCCGAGGAGCGCCGACTGCACGACGAAATCGTCGCCCTCGAGGAGGAACGCGACGAACTCGAGGAGACGCTCGCGGAGCGAGACGAGCGGATCGAGGCGCTGGAAGCGGAACTCGCATCTCGAGCGGAGACGATCGACCGACTCCGCGAGGCGAACGAACAGCTTCGCGAGCGGGTTCGCGAACTCGAGGACGGAGACGGTGTCGACCGGGACGGCGAGTCGATCATTCAGGTCGGCGGCGACGACGTCGAATACGGCTACGCGTCTGTCGACGGCGACGGCGAGGAGGAACTGGTCGTCGCGGGGAACCCCGAATCGGAACGGCGATCGGGAGGCGACGGCACGGGAACGGGCGCCCCGGAGCGCGGCCCCCTCACCGGTTACGAGCGCGGCGATTGGCCGGACGTCGAGCACGAACGGGCACCGCCCGCCAGCCGAGACCGGAACGGCGGGTCGACGAGTCGCGACCGGAACCGCGAGCGCGGTACCGGGACCGTCGGTCGGGAAGAAAGAGCGGGCGATACCGGAACGACCGCGGCCGACGTCGAGGACGCCGTCCCCGATTACACGCTCGCCGGGCAACACCAGCCCGGCCACCAGCTCGTGAGTAAACTCGAGGGCACGTCGGTCGGCGAGTCGCTCGAGCGCGCCAGCGAGGGATCGCGGTGCTCGGTCGAGACGGCCGGCACCGTGCTGATCGTGTTAGCGCGCGAGGGGCCGCTCGAGACGAAGCCGATCGCGGCACGAGTCGATCAGTCGATGATCGCCGTGCAGAGCCTCCTCTCGGAGTTGCGCACCGAATCGGTGCTGGACAGACAGGGCGAGCGGACGTACGCCCTCGCAGACGACGCGTCCCAGCAGATCGCCGCGCATCTCGAGGAGAACGAGAAGAACGAAGAGCGCGAGCGGAACGACTAG
- the glmM gene encoding phosphoglucosamine mutase, with translation MFGTSGIRGTVGTEVTAGLALDVGRAVASEGYDTVVVGRDVRESGELLVDAVASGLRECGADVLEVGIESTPTVARSIEHFGADAGIVVTASHNPAPDNGLKLWNPSGKAFGPEQREAIERRLREDDYDLGAWDELGVRRRRDTARENHASAIEAAVDLESTPSVIVDLGNGAGTITAEVLADLGCHVRTLNGQQDGSFPGRPSEPNEETLETLAALVAETDADLGIAHDGDADRMMAVDETGTFVPKDALLALFAREAAGDGDRVAAPVDTSLAVADALADVGATLTRTKVGDVYVAERTTEDGVVFGGEPSGAWIWPDETRCPDGPLAAAKLVELVADRGPLSELAGAIERYPIRRTSFEVDDKAAVMDAVRTRVSDRYDDVDTLDGVRVETDDGWFLLRASGTQPLVRVTAEARDADAAERVFEEARELVGDALEATTAETGTE, from the coding sequence ATGTTCGGAACCAGCGGTATCCGCGGCACCGTCGGAACGGAGGTCACGGCAGGCCTGGCACTCGACGTCGGCCGCGCGGTCGCATCGGAGGGGTACGACACCGTCGTCGTCGGGCGCGACGTCCGCGAGAGCGGCGAACTGCTCGTCGACGCGGTCGCGTCGGGACTGCGCGAGTGCGGCGCCGACGTCCTCGAGGTCGGAATCGAATCGACGCCGACGGTCGCGCGGTCGATCGAGCACTTCGGCGCGGACGCGGGGATCGTCGTGACGGCCTCGCACAATCCGGCGCCGGACAACGGGCTCAAACTCTGGAACCCCTCGGGGAAGGCGTTCGGCCCCGAGCAGCGCGAGGCGATCGAGCGCCGGCTCCGCGAGGACGACTACGACCTCGGCGCGTGGGACGAACTCGGCGTCCGTCGCCGGCGAGACACCGCTCGCGAAAACCACGCCTCGGCGATCGAGGCCGCCGTCGATCTCGAGTCGACCCCGAGCGTGATCGTCGACCTCGGCAACGGGGCTGGCACGATTACCGCCGAGGTGCTCGCCGACCTCGGCTGTCACGTCCGGACGCTGAACGGCCAGCAAGACGGCTCGTTCCCCGGCCGCCCCAGCGAACCGAACGAGGAGACCCTCGAGACGCTGGCGGCGCTCGTCGCGGAGACGGACGCCGACCTCGGCATCGCCCACGACGGCGACGCCGACCGGATGATGGCCGTCGACGAGACCGGGACCTTCGTGCCGAAGGACGCCCTGCTCGCGCTGTTCGCCCGCGAGGCTGCCGGCGACGGCGACCGCGTCGCCGCGCCGGTCGATACCAGCCTCGCGGTCGCCGACGCGCTCGCTGACGTGGGCGCGACGCTCACTCGAACCAAGGTCGGCGACGTCTACGTCGCCGAGCGGACGACCGAGGACGGCGTCGTCTTCGGCGGCGAACCCAGCGGCGCCTGGATCTGGCCCGACGAAACCCGGTGCCCCGACGGGCCGCTCGCCGCGGCCAAGCTCGTCGAACTGGTCGCCGACCGCGGCCCGCTCTCCGAGCTCGCCGGCGCGATCGAGCGGTATCCGATCCGCCGGACGTCGTTCGAGGTCGACGACAAGGCCGCGGTGATGGACGCGGTTCGGACGCGCGTCAGCGACCGCTACGACGACGTCGACACGCTCGACGGCGTCCGGGTCGAGACCGACGACGGCTGGTTCCTGCTCCGCGCGAGCGGGACGCAACCGCTCGTCCGCGTGACGGCCGAAGCCCGCGACGCGGACGCCGCCGAGCGGGTCTTCGAGGAGGCGCGGGAGCTCGTCGGCGATGCGCTCGAGGCGACGACGGCGGAGACAGGGACGGAGTAA
- a CDS encoding DUF6498-containing protein → MEGPGNPQRRRRIELAGAVWANVLPLIGVLVWEWDLAALILLYWLEVGVGLWWAAIEAGIAERPSDYSPAMLIFGTARYRRGGVSIPRTSLTWYVHNLPIVALTAIFFGCAWALVGVIGLESVLAAQGTGRSVGGTLGSVLGFAGCLFVGRGWETLSVYVGERRYRDANAQQVVQEALWPLWILGLIVMAVLPVVQEAATGSPLLVALIGGKFLFDLLRSTYGSIRAFDADNGGWLGAADIGDDSDWEPRPLESSPTSDASTRIRPHRIGVVLEGISAGFSSVLGALFALLAAFVIAVLLLGGDRSVLWWLPVPLALVAGLGVLDRALRYWAITYRIDDRGNLLASGRLSGRTHRVVDGDGVSTVDVVVTRTDRRLETTTVRIDPVDAERTVRIPCLADRDARAVLECLGDADRHEPEADALARASN, encoded by the coding sequence ATGGAGGGTCCCGGGAACCCGCAGCGTCGGCGACGGATCGAGCTCGCGGGCGCGGTGTGGGCGAACGTTCTGCCGCTGATCGGCGTCCTCGTCTGGGAGTGGGATCTCGCAGCCCTGATACTGCTGTACTGGCTCGAGGTCGGCGTCGGCCTGTGGTGGGCGGCTATCGAAGCAGGGATCGCCGAACGGCCGTCCGACTATTCGCCGGCGATGCTGATCTTTGGGACTGCTCGGTACAGGCGCGGCGGCGTCTCGATCCCTAGAACGTCGCTGACGTGGTACGTCCACAATCTACCGATAGTCGCGCTGACCGCGATCTTCTTCGGCTGTGCGTGGGCGCTCGTCGGAGTCATCGGCCTCGAGTCGGTACTCGCCGCGCAGGGGACCGGCCGATCGGTCGGCGGAACGCTGGGCTCGGTGCTCGGTTTCGCCGGCTGCCTGTTCGTCGGTCGGGGCTGGGAAACGCTGTCAGTGTACGTCGGCGAGCGCCGGTATCGAGACGCGAACGCCCAACAGGTCGTCCAAGAAGCGCTGTGGCCGCTGTGGATTCTCGGTCTGATCGTCATGGCTGTACTACCCGTCGTTCAAGAAGCAGCGACCGGTTCGCCTCTCCTCGTCGCGCTAATCGGCGGTAAGTTCCTGTTCGACCTGCTTCGTTCGACGTACGGCTCGATCCGCGCGTTCGACGCGGACAACGGCGGGTGGCTCGGAGCCGCCGATATCGGCGACGACTCCGACTGGGAGCCGCGCCCGCTCGAGTCGTCTCCGACGTCCGATGCGTCAACCCGAATCCGCCCGCATCGGATCGGCGTCGTACTCGAGGGAATCTCGGCCGGATTTTCGTCGGTTCTTGGCGCGCTGTTCGCCCTTCTCGCCGCGTTCGTCATCGCCGTCTTGCTCCTCGGGGGCGATCGAAGCGTCCTGTGGTGGCTCCCGGTACCGCTCGCCCTCGTCGCCGGTCTCGGCGTCCTCGATCGCGCGTTACGATACTGGGCGATCACGTACCGAATCGACGACCGTGGGAACCTCCTCGCCAGCGGTCGACTCTCCGGCCGAACGCACCGGGTCGTCGACGGCGACGGTGTATCCACCGTCGACGTAGTCGTTACCCGAACGGATCGGCGCCTCGAGACGACGACGGTCAGGATCGATCCCGTGGACGCCGAGCGGACAGTACGAATTCCGTGTCTCGCCGATCGAGACGCCCGAGCGGTTCTCGAGTGCCTCGGGGACGCCGACCGACACGAGCCTGAAGCCGACGCTCTCGCTCGCGCCTCGAACTGA
- a CDS encoding DEAD/DEAH box helicase, whose amino-acid sequence MTDEPSETADSDDSDSDGDSDGLTLAQFHEASQREGRPVLTAGAVARTLERSHDAVSEQLDRLAERGDLERLSVSTDPVVWYPSELEDLTDKERVVVFPKRREIVVDRPDQFTRAQLAQFAHLEDGNGEQGYRYVVRPEDIWQAPHDSFEALARTMRQALGQRNEQLEEWVESQWDRAHQFRLYTHEDGYTVLEAKSPEVMGNIARQKLDEEHVHAPISETEDWVREGSEAAIKRVLYEAGYPVQDHRDLESGEDLEIDLEVTLRDYQQTWVDRFAEAGEGVFVGPPGSGKTVAAMGAMAHVGGETLVLVPSRDLARQWADTIQEYTSLGPHQIGQYHGGQKNVRPVTIATYQIAGMDRHRSLFDDREWGLVVFDECQHVPSDVYRRSTHLQSRHRLGLSASPIREDDRQKEIFTLVGPPIGTDWQALFDAGFVAEPELEIRYVPWGDDEQRNAYVSAEGREKYRIAAENRGKVDEIRYLLSAHPDSKALVFVDYLEQGRELSDALDAPFISGETRHHERRRLFDEFRRNERDLLVISRVGDEGIDLPTADLAIVASGLGGSRRQGTQRAGRTMRPAGGALVYVLATRGTREEDFARRQLQHLGRKGMTVREQTVERTEDESKRESEETAEDDSEDADGGDIVGERESEPEPER is encoded by the coding sequence GTGACGGACGAACCCTCCGAAACCGCCGATAGCGACGACAGCGACAGCGACGGCGATAGCGACGGACTCACGCTCGCGCAGTTCCACGAAGCGTCCCAGCGGGAGGGCCGGCCCGTCCTCACCGCCGGCGCCGTCGCGCGAACACTCGAGCGCTCCCACGACGCGGTCAGCGAGCAACTCGACCGACTCGCCGAACGGGGCGACCTCGAGCGACTCTCGGTCTCGACCGACCCCGTCGTCTGGTACCCCAGCGAACTCGAGGACCTCACGGACAAGGAGCGGGTCGTCGTCTTCCCGAAGCGCCGGGAGATAGTCGTCGACCGCCCGGATCAATTCACGCGCGCGCAACTGGCGCAGTTCGCGCACCTCGAGGACGGAAACGGCGAGCAGGGCTACCGCTATGTCGTCCGGCCCGAGGACATCTGGCAGGCCCCCCACGACTCCTTCGAGGCGCTCGCCCGGACGATGCGCCAGGCGCTGGGCCAGCGCAACGAGCAACTCGAGGAGTGGGTCGAGAGCCAGTGGGATCGGGCCCACCAGTTCCGCCTCTACACCCACGAGGACGGGTACACCGTGCTCGAGGCCAAGAGCCCCGAGGTGATGGGCAACATCGCCCGACAGAAGTTAGACGAGGAGCACGTCCACGCGCCGATTTCGGAAACGGAAGACTGGGTGCGCGAGGGCTCGGAAGCCGCGATCAAACGGGTTCTCTACGAGGCCGGCTACCCCGTGCAGGACCACCGCGATCTGGAATCCGGCGAGGACCTCGAGATCGATCTCGAGGTCACCCTCCGAGACTACCAGCAAACGTGGGTCGACCGCTTCGCCGAGGCCGGCGAGGGCGTGTTCGTCGGGCCGCCGGGCAGCGGGAAGACCGTGGCCGCGATGGGGGCGATGGCCCACGTCGGCGGCGAGACCCTCGTCCTGGTGCCGAGTCGCGACCTCGCCCGGCAGTGGGCCGACACCATTCAGGAGTACACCTCGCTGGGCCCGCACCAGATCGGCCAGTACCACGGCGGCCAGAAGAACGTCCGCCCGGTGACGATCGCCACCTACCAGATCGCCGGGATGGATCGGCACCGCTCGCTGTTCGACGACCGCGAGTGGGGGCTGGTCGTCTTTGACGAGTGCCAGCACGTTCCTTCGGACGTCTACCGGCGGAGCACGCACCTGCAGTCCCGGCACCGCCTCGGCCTCTCCGCCAGTCCCATCCGCGAAGACGACCGCCAGAAGGAAATCTTCACGCTCGTCGGCCCGCCGATCGGCACCGATTGGCAGGCCCTGTTCGACGCCGGCTTCGTCGCCGAACCCGAACTCGAGATCCGCTACGTTCCGTGGGGCGACGACGAGCAGCGCAACGCCTACGTCTCCGCGGAGGGCCGCGAGAAGTACCGCATCGCCGCCGAGAACCGCGGAAAGGTCGACGAAATCCGGTACCTGCTGTCGGCCCATCCCGACTCGAAGGCCCTGGTCTTCGTCGACTATCTCGAGCAGGGCCGCGAACTCTCCGACGCGCTCGACGCGCCGTTCATCAGCGGGGAGACGCGCCACCACGAGCGTCGCCGGCTGTTCGACGAGTTCCGGCGCAACGAGCGCGACCTGCTGGTCATCTCGCGGGTCGGCGACGAAGGGATCGACCTTCCGACGGCCGACCTCGCGATCGTCGCCTCCGGATTGGGCGGCTCCCGCCGACAGGGGACCCAACGAGCCGGCCGGACGATGCGCCCCGCCGGCGGCGCGCTCGTCTACGTGCTCGCGACGCGGGGCACGCGCGAGGAGGACTTCGCCCGCCGGCAGCTCCAGCACCTCGGCCGCAAGGGGATGACCGTCCGCGAGCAGACGGTCGAGCGGACGGAGGACGAATCGAAGAGAGAATCGGAGGAAACCGCCGAAGACGACAGCGAGGACGCGGACGGGGGCGATATCGTCGGCGAGAGGGAGAGCGAACCCGAACCCGAACGCTAA
- a CDS encoding aminotransferase class I/II-fold pyridoxal phosphate-dependent enzyme, which yields MHRATPTLSVRSLASRADQGLEAVFDNHARAYTYYGSGKVALRDGLAGLVEPGQNVLIPAYLPDAVAEPFRDLDLEPRYYRVRPSFAPDFADLEARLDDETAAVMSVNYFGFPQPGLEEVAALADERGCYHIDDNAHAPISVANGRLLGTDGDIGITSLWKLLPIPNGAVLYRNSDAAVGAYEPTESAGVRDRVGLGDGTFLLKSTARTVLGGIGGFSQSLGSFLGDATRAGAGDNERRDAARDGIETEPLERDATEPDGGTIVEESDGDPPAVGTPEERYEEGKTPMAKLSKYVLENADPARIRERRRANYRTWRRILADRDDLAVVYDDLPEGICPQAFPVRADRPDDLVATFETRGVGAYTWPRLSATVRNDPAYETARRLSRTIVALPVHQHIEPSTLEEIGTRLSR from the coding sequence ATGCACCGCGCCACGCCGACGCTGTCCGTCCGATCGCTCGCGAGCCGAGCCGACCAGGGGCTTGAGGCGGTCTTCGATAACCACGCGAGGGCCTACACCTACTACGGCTCGGGCAAGGTCGCGCTTCGGGACGGCCTCGCCGGGCTCGTCGAACCCGGACAGAACGTCCTGATCCCGGCCTACCTGCCCGACGCCGTCGCCGAACCGTTCCGCGATCTCGACCTCGAGCCGCGGTACTACCGCGTCCGCCCCTCGTTCGCCCCCGACTTCGCCGACCTCGAGGCCCGGCTCGACGACGAGACCGCGGCCGTCATGTCGGTCAACTACTTCGGCTTTCCGCAGCCCGGACTCGAGGAGGTGGCGGCGCTGGCGGACGAACGCGGCTGCTACCATATCGACGACAACGCGCACGCCCCGATTTCCGTCGCTAATGGGCGATTGCTCGGGACGGACGGGGACATCGGCATTACGAGTCTCTGGAAACTGCTCCCGATTCCCAACGGGGCCGTCCTCTACCGAAACAGCGACGCGGCGGTAGGCGCCTACGAGCCGACCGAAAGCGCCGGCGTCCGCGATCGCGTCGGTCTCGGCGACGGCACGTTTCTTCTCAAATCGACCGCTCGAACCGTTCTCGGTGGAATTGGGGGATTCAGCCAATCGCTCGGTTCGTTTCTCGGCGACGCTACCAGAGCCGGAGCCGGCGACAACGAGCGACGAGACGCGGCTCGGGACGGAATCGAAACCGAACCGCTCGAGCGCGACGCGACCGAACCCGACGGCGGGACGATTGTCGAGGAGAGCGACGGGGACCCGCCGGCCGTCGGCACCCCCGAGGAGCGATACGAGGAAGGGAAGACGCCGATGGCGAAACTGTCGAAGTACGTCCTCGAGAACGCCGACCCGGCCCGGATTCGGGAGCGACGGCGGGCGAACTACCGCACGTGGCGGCGCATCCTCGCCGACCGCGACGACCTCGCGGTCGTCTACGACGACCTGCCCGAGGGAATCTGTCCGCAGGCGTTCCCGGTCCGAGCGGATCGTCCCGACGATCTCGTCGCGACGTTCGAGACACGCGGCGTCGGCGCGTACACCTGGCCGCGGCTCTCGGCGACCGTCCGCAACGATCCAGCATACGAGACCGCGCGGCGGCTCTCCCGCACGATCGTCGCGCTGCCGGTCCACCAGCACATCGAGCCGTCGACGCTCGAGGAGATCGGCACTCGACTCTCGAGATAG